From the Maioricimonas rarisocia genome, one window contains:
- a CDS encoding sulfatase family protein, producing the protein MRFTLRRGVLSLFAIVCLAGPSHGDDRATTQPNIVLCMADDHGWGDTGYNGHPFLKTPHLDRMARDGMKFNRWYAAAPVCSPTRGSCLTGRHPHRYGVYFANTGSLKDEEICLAELLKERGYTTGHFGKWHLGTLTTTVKDANRGGPGSEAIYAPPWDNGFDVCFSTESKVPTYDPLRNPPAVAREAKRGVPTGGFFGTHYWTGPGESVPDEELRGDDSKLIMDRVIPFVSDAAGKDQPFLAVVWFHAPHTPVVADEEKRSLYPDHPHGLYGQHYHGCITAMDEQIGRLRATLEDLGVADDTMLWYCADNGPESPTGKGAGSAGHFRGRKRSLYEGGVRVPGLLVWPNRVAAGQTTDIPCVTSDYLPTICDVLDIELPERPYDGISLLPLLDGQMTERGQPIGFQSRSQRSLVSDRYKLYTANDGQTWELYDLIQDPGETENLADSHPQRVEEMQAALAAWMESCDASDRGEDYRR; encoded by the coding sequence ATGAGATTCACACTGCGTCGCGGCGTGCTGAGCCTGTTCGCGATCGTCTGCCTGGCCGGTCCGTCGCACGGGGATGATCGGGCCACAACGCAACCGAACATCGTCCTGTGCATGGCCGATGACCACGGTTGGGGAGACACCGGCTACAACGGACACCCGTTTCTCAAAACGCCGCATCTGGACCGAATGGCGCGTGACGGAATGAAGTTCAACCGGTGGTATGCCGCTGCTCCCGTCTGCAGTCCGACTCGGGGAAGCTGTCTCACCGGCCGTCATCCCCATCGGTACGGCGTCTACTTCGCCAACACGGGTTCGCTCAAAGACGAGGAAATCTGCCTGGCAGAACTGCTGAAGGAGCGCGGCTACACGACGGGACACTTCGGCAAATGGCATCTGGGTACGCTGACGACAACGGTCAAGGATGCGAACCGCGGTGGCCCCGGAAGCGAGGCGATCTACGCTCCGCCGTGGGACAACGGGTTCGACGTCTGTTTCTCCACCGAGTCCAAGGTGCCGACCTACGATCCGTTGCGGAATCCCCCAGCCGTCGCGCGGGAAGCGAAGAGAGGCGTTCCCACAGGTGGCTTCTTCGGTACGCATTACTGGACTGGTCCAGGTGAGTCTGTTCCGGACGAAGAGCTGCGGGGAGACGATTCGAAGCTGATCATGGACCGGGTGATTCCATTTGTGTCCGATGCCGCCGGGAAGGATCAGCCGTTTCTGGCGGTGGTCTGGTTCCATGCTCCACACACACCGGTTGTCGCCGACGAGGAGAAGCGGAGTCTCTACCCGGACCATCCGCATGGTCTGTACGGGCAGCACTACCACGGATGCATCACCGCGATGGACGAACAGATCGGCCGTCTGCGAGCCACGCTCGAAGACCTCGGCGTCGCGGACGATACCATGCTCTGGTACTGCGCCGACAATGGCCCCGAGAGCCCCACCGGGAAAGGGGCCGGATCGGCAGGCCACTTCCGTGGTCGGAAACGAAGTCTGTACGAGGGTGGCGTGCGTGTTCCCGGGCTGCTGGTCTGGCCCAACCGTGTCGCGGCGGGGCAGACGACGGACATTCCCTGCGTCACCAGTGACTACCTGCCCACCATTTGCGATGTTCTCGACATCGAACTGCCAGAGCGGCCCTACGATGGAATCAGCCTGCTCCCACTTCTGGATGGACAGATGACTGAACGGGGGCAACCGATCGGATTCCAGTCGCGGTCGCAGCGGTCGCTCGTGTCGGACCGGTACAAGCTCTACACCGCCAACGACGGTCAAACGTGGGAACTGTACGACCTGATCCAGGATCCGGGCGAAACCGAGAATCTCGCCGATTCGCACCCACAGCGTGTGGAAGAGATGCAAGCCGCACTCGCCGCCTGGATGGAATCGTGCGATGCCAGCGACAGGGGTGAAGATTACCGACGGTAA
- a CDS encoding DUF1559 domain-containing protein translates to MRTYFKPHTRTGFTLIELLVVIAIIAILIALLLPAVQQAREAARRTQCKNNLKQIGLALHNYHDVHRTFPPGQIFRGPTGSTARPNRAPGWSYSAFILPYIDQAPLYNSFTFELPMHDPSNVVHLKTVLPAFLCPSDATKDPHEQNPSSTATFPLPNPGIAANSYVVNGGSFNGSLNGHNQPPNRANGVLNRDSKIKIRDITDGTSNTIMVGETITWQFQNNGNVFIWDPQLYGRWHGPTCCADSGLHAIRQGNRKLNPPQLASNVVKREGFSSLHEGGSQFTMADGSVRFISENIDHTGRLWNGSTSSDPFDTANNGAGYGTYQRLFSRADGLVVGEF, encoded by the coding sequence ATGAGGACGTATTTCAAACCGCATACTCGCACCGGGTTTACACTCATTGAGCTACTGGTGGTCATTGCCATCATTGCGATTCTGATCGCCCTGCTGCTGCCCGCGGTTCAGCAGGCGCGGGAGGCAGCCCGCCGGACCCAATGCAAAAACAACCTGAAACAGATCGGCCTGGCACTGCACAACTACCACGACGTTCACCGGACGTTCCCTCCGGGACAGATCTTCCGGGGACCGACCGGCAGCACCGCGCGACCGAACCGGGCCCCCGGCTGGAGCTACTCTGCATTCATCCTTCCCTATATCGACCAGGCTCCGCTGTACAACTCGTTCACGTTCGAACTGCCGATGCATGACCCGTCAAACGTCGTCCACCTCAAGACGGTGCTGCCGGCCTTCCTCTGCCCGTCCGATGCGACCAAAGACCCGCACGAGCAGAATCCCTCCAGCACCGCGACGTTCCCTCTGCCAAACCCCGGCATTGCTGCCAACAGCTATGTCGTGAATGGCGGCTCGTTCAACGGAAGTCTCAATGGCCACAATCAGCCTCCGAACCGCGCAAACGGCGTGTTGAACCGCGACAGCAAGATCAAAATCCGCGACATCACCGACGGGACGTCAAACACGATCATGGTGGGAGAGACGATTACCTGGCAGTTTCAGAACAACGGGAACGTCTTCATCTGGGACCCGCAGCTCTACGGCCGCTGGCACGGACCGACCTGTTGCGCCGATTCCGGACTGCATGCCATTCGCCAGGGCAACCGGAAGCTCAATCCTCCGCAACTGGCCAGCAACGTCGTGAAGCGTGAAGGGTTCTCCAGTCTTCACGAGGGAGGATCCCAGTTTACGATGGCCGACGGATCTGTTCGCTTCATCAGCGAAAACATCGATCACACCGGCCGTCTCTGGAATGGTTCGACATCCTCCGATCCGTTCGACACGGCGAACAATGGTGCCGGCTACGGCACCTACCAGCGGTTGTTCTCCCGTGCCGATGGACTGGTGGTCGGCGAGTTCTGA
- a CDS encoding carboxypeptidase-like regulatory domain-containing protein, whose translation MVPTMVKSNFWCSAVLLALLVVVCGCRGANDGLGSVSGRITLDGEPLPNAMVEFAPVNGGSVAYGRTDDDGDYEMMFSRTQEGASIGENIVRITTADVTSENGNEVAVPERVPAKFNRESELKRTVEPGDNEFNFELTSEGDVASPQNLDQ comes from the coding sequence ATGGTCCCGACAATGGTGAAAAGTAACTTCTGGTGCAGTGCGGTTCTGCTCGCGCTGCTCGTTGTGGTGTGCGGATGCCGCGGAGCAAACGACGGACTTGGCAGTGTTTCCGGAAGAATCACCCTCGACGGCGAGCCGCTGCCGAACGCGATGGTGGAGTTTGCTCCCGTCAATGGCGGAAGCGTCGCGTACGGTCGCACCGACGATGATGGCGACTACGAAATGATGTTCAGCCGGACCCAGGAAGGAGCCTCGATCGGCGAGAACATCGTTCGGATCACGACCGCCGATGTCACATCAGAGAACGGAAATGAAGTCGCTGTCCCGGAACGAGTCCCTGCGAAGTTCAACCGAGAATCGGAGCTGAAGCGAACGGTGGAGCCGGGCGACAACGAATTCAACTTCGAGCTCACCTCGGAGGGTGACGTGGCATCGCCGCAGAACCTCGACCAGTAG
- a CDS encoding FecR domain-containing protein produces MDGRNPQTRESTLALIEAMLCGEITPEDQQRLNDLLKNDDTARLIFVEHMDLQAEVLRLAGRAQPVPEPNLMHRPVGGAALRTAAWMLVATAVSALLIVPAIVRFFATQPAQPQAAPQIVADAGPLPLVATLVAEFDATWGEVMDLPSLPVGTEMRAGDWIELEAGAAVLELRSGVRCVISGETLLSFDGGQNCFLDSGLATFEVPPQAIGFEVTTHGGKFVDRGTEFGVAVGVMGESEVHVFKGLVDAQTDFADGNVQTLRLSRHHAATLNPHTRSLSLTRFDVNTFAVPIAISEGVSRISPTVRFVPEPLAEIIPHELQEFGRVFLCPEQTEVLEQELVVYERFDFLATDAPTPRRPLPAGTRLKSYLVHFSPGRDSTVDGEITFQMPIAGLVADGPGLLATDAVFVHSETSLADADRPLRAIETPSAAAIAGNGDLSTFDRLRVSGPDGKTLSFHLKGSQVDQFRVLVHADPESLEPANGPDNGEK; encoded by the coding sequence ATGGATGGCCGCAACCCCCAAACCCGCGAATCGACGCTGGCGTTGATCGAAGCAATGCTGTGCGGCGAGATTACGCCAGAAGACCAGCAGCGACTCAACGATCTGCTGAAGAACGACGATACGGCCCGATTGATTTTCGTCGAGCATATGGACCTGCAGGCGGAAGTTCTCCGGCTTGCCGGCCGTGCCCAGCCGGTTCCTGAACCGAACCTCATGCATCGACCGGTCGGCGGTGCGGCTCTCCGTACAGCCGCCTGGATGCTCGTCGCTACGGCCGTCTCCGCTCTTCTGATCGTACCGGCGATCGTCCGATTCTTTGCCACGCAGCCGGCGCAACCGCAGGCGGCTCCTCAGATTGTCGCGGATGCGGGGCCGCTCCCCCTGGTGGCGACGCTCGTCGCTGAATTCGATGCGACGTGGGGGGAAGTGATGGATCTTCCCTCTCTCCCCGTCGGTACCGAAATGCGCGCTGGCGACTGGATCGAACTCGAAGCTGGCGCGGCTGTCCTGGAACTCCGTTCCGGTGTCCGCTGCGTGATCTCCGGTGAGACGTTGCTCAGTTTCGACGGCGGGCAGAACTGTTTCCTGGATTCGGGTCTGGCGACGTTCGAAGTCCCCCCCCAGGCAATCGGATTCGAAGTGACGACCCACGGAGGGAAGTTCGTTGATCGGGGCACTGAGTTTGGTGTCGCGGTCGGCGTCATGGGGGAGAGTGAGGTGCATGTGTTCAAGGGCCTCGTCGATGCCCAGACCGACTTCGCGGACGGCAACGTGCAGACGTTGCGACTGTCCCGACATCATGCGGCAACACTGAACCCTCACACGCGCTCCCTTTCCCTCACCCGGTTTGACGTCAACACGTTCGCTGTTCCGATTGCGATCTCTGAGGGGGTCTCCCGAATCTCGCCGACGGTGCGATTCGTTCCCGAGCCGCTGGCAGAGATCATTCCGCACGAACTGCAGGAATTCGGACGCGTGTTTCTCTGCCCGGAGCAGACAGAAGTATTGGAGCAGGAGCTTGTCGTTTACGAGCGATTCGACTTTCTCGCGACCGACGCACCGACACCTCGACGTCCGCTCCCGGCCGGAACGCGTCTGAAGAGCTATCTCGTCCACTTTTCGCCGGGTCGCGACAGCACCGTGGATGGCGAGATTACCTTTCAGATGCCGATCGCGGGCCTCGTCGCCGACGGTCCCGGACTGCTGGCGACCGACGCGGTGTTCGTTCACTCCGAGACGTCGCTCGCTGATGCAGACCGTCCACTGCGAGCGATCGAGACGCCTTCTGCAGCAGCGATCGCCGGCAACGGCGATCTCAGTACGTTCGATCGCCTTCGTGTGAGCGGTCCGGACGGGAAGACACTCTCGTTCCACCTGAAGGGGTCCCAGGTCGATCAGTTTCGCGTTCTTGTCCATGCCGACCCAGAATCATTGGAGCCTGCCAATGGTCCCGACAATGGTGAAAAGTAA
- a CDS encoding sigma-70 family RNA polymerase sigma factor: MAAKSPYNSHGMTASGRGDGPDRYSEFVREYSRSYHRLYSFVLSLVGNVHEADDLMQETGILLWQKFDDYASGTSFLRWARAVARNLVYRYYRSKKQGCFSFDTEVMAKLAAAHVSAEEWLEVRREILADCVEKLPLAERKLIERCYAEQGSIKSTAEEMNKSQNAISKRLSRIRIKLSRCVERTLGMAQH; the protein is encoded by the coding sequence ATGGCAGCCAAATCTCCCTACAACTCGCACGGCATGACGGCCTCCGGTCGGGGTGATGGCCCGGATCGTTACTCGGAGTTCGTCCGCGAATACTCTCGGTCGTACCACCGGCTTTATTCGTTCGTTCTGTCGCTGGTCGGCAACGTCCACGAAGCGGACGACCTCATGCAGGAGACCGGAATCCTGCTGTGGCAGAAATTCGACGACTATGCGTCCGGCACCAGCTTTCTGCGCTGGGCACGGGCCGTCGCGCGGAACCTGGTGTACCGCTACTACCGCAGTAAGAAGCAGGGGTGTTTCTCGTTCGACACCGAGGTCATGGCCAAGCTGGCCGCAGCGCATGTGTCGGCCGAGGAATGGCTGGAAGTCCGCCGGGAGATTCTTGCCGACTGCGTCGAGAAGCTCCCCCTGGCAGAGCGAAAGCTCATTGAGCGGTGCTATGCCGAGCAGGGCTCGATCAAGTCGACCGCAGAAGAAATGAACAAGTCACAAAATGCCATCTCGAAGCGGCTCTCGAGGATTCGCATCAAACTGTCTCGCTGCGTGGAACGCACCCTCGGAATGGCTCAGCACTGA
- a CDS encoding ADP-ribosylglycohydrolase family protein, translating into MQHALVGSLLGTAVGDALGLPYEGLSRRRAARLLGDPDRYRLIAGRGMVSDDTEQSCLVLQALVDSRGEPQVFARCLARRLRRWFLMLPAGVGMATARAMLRSMVGYGPDRSGVFSAGNGPAMRSAILGAAIDEFDPLRQLVRVSTRITHTDPKAEQGALAVALAARCARGEAEPDATAFFRLLREQLPGDEAGPFRERLNAIEASLDERQPTVDFAATMRGPKGVSGYVLETVPVALHAWLSHPRDFAGAVTAVIRCGGDTDTTAAITGGIVGAAVGREGIPADWLNRLADWPLTVGWMERLCDDAERSLAGESVSARSLPAWKVLPRNLLFFSVVLAHGFRRLLPPW; encoded by the coding sequence ATGCAACACGCACTCGTCGGCAGTCTGCTGGGAACAGCCGTCGGCGATGCGCTTGGTTTGCCGTACGAAGGACTTTCCCGACGACGTGCTGCCCGTCTGCTGGGAGACCCGGACCGCTATCGTCTGATCGCCGGCCGGGGCATGGTCTCGGACGACACCGAGCAGTCCTGCCTGGTCCTGCAGGCACTCGTCGACTCGCGGGGGGAACCACAGGTGTTCGCACGCTGCCTTGCCCGGCGACTGCGACGATGGTTCCTGATGCTACCCGCCGGCGTCGGCATGGCGACTGCCCGTGCGATGCTGCGGTCGATGGTCGGTTATGGACCGGACCGCAGCGGCGTCTTCTCGGCCGGCAACGGACCCGCGATGCGCAGCGCCATCCTGGGGGCCGCGATCGACGAGTTCGACCCATTGCGACAACTCGTACGCGTTTCCACGCGCATTACGCATACCGACCCGAAGGCCGAACAGGGAGCGCTGGCAGTGGCGCTTGCGGCCCGCTGTGCCCGAGGCGAAGCCGAGCCGGACGCGACCGCGTTCTTCCGGCTTCTCCGCGAGCAACTGCCGGGCGATGAGGCGGGCCCGTTCCGCGAGCGGCTGAACGCTATCGAAGCGAGTCTGGATGAGCGACAGCCGACTGTCGACTTCGCTGCCACAATGCGCGGGCCGAAGGGCGTGAGCGGCTACGTTCTCGAAACCGTCCCGGTCGCCCTGCATGCCTGGCTGAGTCATCCCCGCGACTTTGCCGGGGCGGTGACGGCCGTGATCCGCTGTGGCGGCGATACCGATACGACGGCCGCCATTACCGGCGGCATTGTCGGAGCAGCGGTCGGACGCGAAGGTATCCCGGCAGACTGGCTCAACCGGCTGGCGGACTGGCCGCTGACCGTCGGCTGGATGGAACGTCTTTGCGACGACGCAGAACGATCGCTTGCGGGCGAATCGGTTTCGGCCAGGTCGCTTCCTGCGTGGAAGGTGCTCCCGCGGAACCTGCTGTTCTTTTCGGTCGTCTTGGCGCATGGCTTCCGCCGACTGTTGCCGCCGTGGTGA
- a CDS encoding HpcH/HpaI aldolase family protein — MPSRFRQRLKNGERLWGTMVTLPTPSTAEILADAGFDWLFIDAEHGPLQTADVLGILQAVSHRVACIVRVPACDEVEIKRVLDLGAHGIIVPQVNTPEMAAEVVRFARYAPDGNRGVGLARAHGYGFRFDEYVKEANEQISVVVQAEHRDAVENIEQIAAVPGVDAVLVGPYDLSASYHKMGQIDDPEVVAAIDRVTECCQAAGLPLGHFGVTAEAVQPYVEKGYTLIVAGVDVLFLGGGARRILGQLQEDAQA, encoded by the coding sequence GTGCCATCACGATTTCGTCAGCGACTGAAGAACGGGGAGCGGCTGTGGGGAACGATGGTGACGCTCCCCACCCCCTCCACCGCCGAGATCCTCGCCGATGCCGGCTTCGACTGGCTGTTCATCGATGCCGAGCACGGGCCGCTGCAGACCGCCGATGTGTTGGGAATCCTGCAGGCGGTCAGCCATCGCGTCGCCTGCATCGTTCGCGTCCCGGCCTGCGACGAGGTGGAAATCAAACGGGTGCTCGATCTGGGAGCCCACGGCATCATCGTGCCGCAGGTGAACACGCCGGAGATGGCGGCCGAGGTCGTCCGCTTCGCCCGCTATGCACCGGATGGGAACCGTGGCGTCGGTCTGGCCCGGGCGCACGGGTACGGCTTCCGGTTTGATGAGTACGTGAAGGAGGCGAACGAGCAGATCAGCGTCGTGGTGCAGGCGGAGCATCGCGACGCGGTCGAGAACATCGAGCAGATTGCGGCTGTTCCCGGCGTTGATGCCGTGCTGGTCGGACCGTACGACCTCTCGGCGAGCTACCACAAAATGGGGCAGATCGATGATCCGGAAGTCGTCGCGGCGATCGACCGGGTGACGGAGTGCTGCCAGGCCGCGGGGCTGCCGCTGGGGCACTTCGGCGTGACGGCGGAGGCGGTGCAGCCCTACGTGGAAAAAGGTTACACGCTGATCGTCGCCGGCGTGGACGTGCTGTTTCTGGGAGGCGGGGCCCGGCGGATCCTCGGCCAGCTGCAGGAGGACGCGCAGGCGTGA